In Rhodopirellula sp. P2, the DNA window AGCGAGGCCCGAGGGTTCGATCGACACGTTGCTGCCGGCGATCACCTGGGGCGACTCCGGTTGCTTTTTGGGCTGAGCCGTGTCCGATGAAATGCGGAAGGAGGCGGTCAGGTAGTCGGCGGTGCTGGAGTATTCCTCGCCGGCCAATTCCCCCTTGGCGTCCTTGTCCGTGATGCCCGCCATGACCGAGTTGAGTCCGGGCTCGATGATCTCGGATGAGAACGACACGCGGCCGTTGCTGTTGGTTGTTTCGGTTCCGGCTTCGTGGCCGTCTTCGCAGAACAGCTTGACTTCTGTCGCGGGCAAGGGTTGGCCATCACGCAGCAACTGAACTTCGATGTCGCCATTTTTTGCCGCTGTGATCACGGTTTGCAAAGCAGCCCCGGGGCGAGGATCGGTGGGCCAAGCCTTCGCGTCTTCCTGTGGCAGGTGCTCGACGTGGTAGGTCAGCTTCATCCCGTGGTACAGACCGTAGGTGACCGAACCGGCGATCTCGTCGCCTGTCGGAATCGGTTGCGGACTTTGGATGCCGACCAAGTCGTCGGTCTCGACTGGTTTCATCTCAATCGTTTTGCCAGCAGCCGATGCGTTGGTGCTGTGCAACTGAATTTGCTGGACCGCTTCGGGCATGGGATAAGTGCGATCGTCAGTCGATTCACCAAACCACATGACCGCGTGCCCCTTGGAATCAGAGGCGAGCCAAGGGAAGTGAGCCGAGGCTGACGAGGTCCCGCCAAGAACCAAGGCCAATGCGAGCAGTTGTCGTCTTTTAGAAATTTTCATGATGATTGATTGTTACGGAGGGATTTGATTTGTTTGGGAAAGAGTCGCTCGGTGGGGCGACTGGACAGTTGGCTGGGATGACGCGGCCGATATCGGCATGCATCGTTGTCCACGTTCTCAACGCTTGGTCAATTCGAACGTCAACGGTTGGACGTTGGCTGCGTCAATCGTTGCTTTCAGTTGACCGGTGCTTCGATAGCGAGCCGGAATGGTTCGAGAGTTCAGTGGATCTCGATCACCGTTCTGCATGGCAGCCACCGCTTCATTCATTTCAGGTTCCAAGGGAGTGACAATCACGTGATATTCACCCGGCGAGGGACCGTTGGTCGAATCAAAAGCGAAGCGTCCCTCTGAAATCATGGTAACGCTGTCGTGAAGCCCCGGTTCGGTTTTGACGGGCGTGAACCGGATCATCGCACTGGGCAGCGGTTTGCCACCGAGTGTGACTTCGCCTGAGATGGCCACGTGTTCTGATTCAGGTGCCTGAGAACAACCAGCGGACAGAATCACGATCCATGCAACGCTGAACGCCCAAAGTGGTTTCAGCCGATTTGTGATTGTTCGAACTGACATGGAAACATCTGCACGTCGCATGATCACGGAGCTTCCTCGACCACTTCATGACCGTTGCGGGTGGCCAACGCGTTCAGCAATTCGCGATCAAGAGACTCGGACGTGAAGCGAACACTGCCATCACCAAACAGAAAGTACACACCGCCTTCGTGCATGCTTTGGAATCCGCCATTGTTCGCCGCGTTGTGAACGTTGAGTTCCTTCTGGCTGGTGCCCAGTGAAACCTTCGGGTAGCCAAGCACCCAACGAGCGGTTCCCCATTTCACCGTTCCTGCAACACTGGCGGGACTGGTCCACAGGTAGTCCGCCATGTCATAGGTCGTTTCGCCATAGGCGATGGTGTTGCTGCTGCCATCAATCAAGTCTCGAAAACCGGTGGCAGGATTGTCGTATCCGTAGGCGGTCCAGTTCAAACCAAACATCCCATCGGCTTTGGGCATGTAAGCGGCGGTGCCTTCGCACGCGAGGTAGCTCGATGGTCCACCGGTCTCGTTCAGATCGGCGTCTGGAACACTTCGAGGCAGAACCATCGACGGGCACAGATAGGTTGCGATCGTTTGTGCTGCGACTTCTTGGTTGATGGGATCAGAGTAGGAGCGACTGAAATCAAACTGTTGGTAGGTGTTGGCCTCTTCCAAAAACGGCAGGGCAGCCGTCAAAGGGCCCAAGAAATTGCTCAGCCGTGAACCTTCGGGGAACTTTTGGAAGGTGCCGTGGTAGTTGTGAAGAGCCAGCCCAATCTGCTTGAGGTTGTTGCTGCAGCTCATTCGGCGAGCGGCGGCACGGGCGGATTGGACGGCGGGCAACAACAATCCGACCAGCACACCGATGATGGCGATCACCACCAACAGTTCGACCAACGTGAAGGCTCGTCGGTCGCGACGAAGTGGGTTCGATCGGTTGGAGGTTGCCGGCGAGAATTTGGCGGCAACGACGGAAGTCGGAACGAAAGCAAGGGCGCAGAAGCGCGCAGAAAGGGGCATGGTTTTCTCCAGCCAAGAAGTCACAGAACGGGAAACGTCCCCAAAGCGGGACGGATCGAGCGTGGCTGGCTAGAGAGCGAGAAGCTCGTCGCTTGCTGCGTCGTCGATGCTGATATTGCGAATCAGTTGCAATAATTATGCTTGTTCTGACGGTTGTTGCAACCGCATTGGGAGAGAAAAATGCTTCGAACCCGCCAGTAGAAGGGTTTTCGGGTGTTTTTGCAGTCCTTTTGGGTGGTTCTTACCGGGGTGGGCCGGCACGGTGCTGCATTCATGCACGACCCCTCCCGGGAAACGTCGATTTCATCAGCGACTCAGTCGAGAGTGCTGAGCCGCCGTAGACCGAATGAAGGAGGCTTTGCGACGCACCTCCGGCAGTGACATGCTTGGCAAGGTCCGCCGTTCGGCTGCAGCGGCGGCGAGGCGGTTTGATCCGGATTGACGAAGTGGTTCGGCTTCAAGATTCCTTGTTCCCAGGCTCTGACTGGGAACACACTGTCTTGGAGGCTCCGCCTCCCGATTCTGTCTCAGCAGGCGGAGCCGGCAGTGCATTGCGTTCCCAGGCAGAGCCTGGGAACGAGAAAAGTGGTTCAACTGATAAGTCTCATGTTACCGAGCATTTCTCATCGATCTCCCAGAGGGAGGGTGATGAAAATTCCCGCGTCCCTTCGACGTCAAGCTTCGGCTTGGCAGGTGTTTTCCAAGCGGCCGATGCCATCGATTTCCACGACGCAGCGATCCCCCGGTGCCAAGTAGCGAGGTGGTGTTCGGGCGTCACCGACTCCCGAAGGGGTGCCTGTGAAGATCAGGTCGCCGGGTTTCAAAGTCATGAACTTCGACAGGTGAGCGATCAGCGCCGGGATGTCGAAGATCAGCTGATCCGTTTTGCTTTCTTGCAGAGTTTCGCCGTTGAGATGCAAGCGAATCGGGAGATTCCCTGGG includes these proteins:
- a CDS encoding DUF1559 family PulG-like putative transporter, encoding MPLSARFCALAFVPTSVVAAKFSPATSNRSNPLRRDRRAFTLVELLVVIAIIGVLVGLLLPAVQSARAAARRMSCSNNLKQIGLALHNYHGTFQKFPEGSRLSNFLGPLTAALPFLEEANTYQQFDFSRSYSDPINQEVAAQTIATYLCPSMVLPRSVPDADLNETGGPSSYLACEGTAAYMPKADGMFGLNWTAYGYDNPATGFRDLIDGSSNTIAYGETTYDMADYLWTSPASVAGTVKWGTARWVLGYPKVSLGTSQKELNVHNAANNGGFQSMHEGGVYFLFGDGSVRFTSESLDRELLNALATRNGHEVVEEAP